The following are from one region of the Bactrocera oleae isolate idBacOlea1 chromosome 6, idBacOlea1, whole genome shotgun sequence genome:
- the LOC106617912 gene encoding uncharacterized protein produces the protein MSELQNVSCLGGGVQFWKDFIKIYEESPALWDPRSMAYKKPYLKREAYTKLRDKLREIDPNVQIDYVKRRINGLRSCYRRELRRIQDSKRKGDNLYRPTLFYFKEMHFLDDVLDIDIERDEREGKIERRGRKPNSNNKLTKKRTPDSAPSSSTEEDSEKSLAATSPKTTAMSQIQHQQQPVATLSTQQFNVLPLQSTSAAAGIVNTHSLTASLSLEAQTLGASWVALYHRLERDQQLYANKAIMEVLYQGALGRLNADSYKSLERDMSHNFLDDHRIMDAINEELATDFITKADVEGFY, from the exons ATGTCGGAACTACAAAACGTATCGTGTCTCGGCGGTGGTGTGCAATTCTGGAAGGATTTCATAAAGATCTATGAGGAATCGCCAGCGCTTTGGGATCCCAGAAGTATGGCTTACAAAAAGCCATATCTTAAACGTGAAGCCTACACCAAACTACGTGACAAACTGCGCGAAATCGATCCGAACGTACAAATCGACTACGTGAAGCGGCGCATAAACGGATTGAGGTCCTGCTACAGACGCGAACTGCGGCGCATACAGGATAGCAAGCGGAAGGGTGATAATTTGTACCGGCCAACATTGTTCTACTTCAAAGAGATGCATTTTCTCGATGACGTGCTCGACATTGATATAGAACGAGACGAGCGCGAGGGAAAA attGAAAGGCGCGGTCGTAAGCCGAACTCAAATAATAAGCTAACGAAGAAGCGAACACCAGATTCGGCGCCGAGTTCGAGCACAGAGGAAGATAGCGAAAAGTCTTTAGCAGCCACATCGCCAAAGACGACAGCAATGTCACAaatacaacatcaacaacaacccGTCGCTACGCTTAGCACACAACAGTTTAACGTCTTGCCGCTGCAAAGCACGAGCGCCGCAGCCGGCATCGTCAATACACACTCACTGACAGCATCACTTTCGCTTGAAGCACAGACTTTGGGCGCTAGCTGGGTGGCGCTCTATCATCGCTTGGAGCGCGATCAGCAGCTCTATGCGAACAAAGCGATAATGGAGGTTTTGTATCAGGGCGCTCTAGGCCGCCTAAACGCGGACTCTTACAAATCGCTGGAGCGTGATATGAGCCATAATTTTCTCGACGATCACCGTATTATGGACGCGATCAATGAGGAATTGGCCACCGACTTTATCACAAAAGCAGATGTGGAAGGTTTTTACTGA